The window GCGGCCAAGGGTAAGGCGGATTCTTCGACTTCGACGGCGAAGAAAATATTGCCTTTCTTCACATATTCGCTCGGTCTCAGTTTGCAGCGCGGCGAGTAGTGGCCTTTGCGTTCTTGCTCCTCATCCATGCGGTCCATCATGTAAGGCAGCCAGCCGACGCCGCATTCGATGCAGCCGAATTTGAGATTGGGATAAAGCTCGAAGACGCCTTCGAACATCAGTGAAACGAAATGGCGAATCTGCGCGAAGGGATGTTCCAAGGTGTGACCAATGGTAAAATTATTCACCATGTCGAGCCCCAGCGCTGGCGTGCTGAGGCCGCCATGGGTGGAGATCGGCACGTCGAGTCTTTGGGCCTCTTCCCAAAGCGGGTAGAAATCGGCGCCACTGTAGAGCCGCCCGCCCGGTGCGACCGCCGGCAACACGGCGCCCACCATGCCCAAGTCGTTCACCGCTCGGCGCAATTCTTTCACTGCTTCGCCGATGTCCTGAATCGGCAGTAGAGCCACGCCCACTAGCCGCGGGCTGACGGCCATGAATTTGTTGTAGAGCCAATCGTTGTAGGCGCGCGCCATGCAAATGGCCCAGTCGTGATCTTGAATCGCGCCGTGGGTGAGCCCCTGGGTTGGATAGAGAACCGTCAGCTCGATCTTATTGATATCGAGGAAGCGCAACCAATCTTGCGCATTGGGGCCGGTGCCGCCGCCGGCCCAGCCGCCTTTTTTGCGCAGCGAGCGCAGAAAGCCGTCCATCGTAAGACCCGGCCAAAACGAATAGCTCTGGTGCCATTCGAGGTCGTTGTACGGCGCGCCGATAAATTCGCGCAGCTCGCTGTCGAGCTCCATGACGTGGCCGTCGGCGTCGATGATGCGGTAGTCCATGAAAACCCTCCGGGTTTTTTGTTTCGAGTTTCGAGTCTCGGGTTTTCGCTCGGTTGGCAGGTTCAACCCGAAACCCGGAACTCGACACCCGAAACAGTTAAGTAGTTCTCGTGTTCTCGGTGAACAGCTCTTCTACTTTTAGTTTCCGTCCGAGCATGCCCTGCTGGTCGGCGAATTTGATTAGGTTCTCGACGTCATTATAGTTCTCTTTGAGGCCCTGGTAGAACGGGTCCTTGCCGAAGAATTTACGCTCTTCTTCGAGATAGGAT is drawn from Deltaproteobacteria bacterium and contains these coding sequences:
- a CDS encoding amidohydrolase, which codes for MDYRIIDADGHVMELDSELREFIGAPYNDLEWHQSYSFWPGLTMDGFLRSLRKKGGWAGGGTGPNAQDWLRFLDINKIELTVLYPTQGLTHGAIQDHDWAICMARAYNDWLYNKFMAVSPRLVGVALLPIQDIGEAVKELRRAVNDLGMVGAVLPAVAPGGRLYSGADFYPLWEEAQRLDVPISTHGGLSTPALGLDMVNNFTIGHTLEHPFAQIRHFVSLMFEGVFELYPNLKFGCIECGVGWLPYMMDRMDEEQERKGHYSPRCKLRPSEYVKKGNIFFAVEVEESALPLAAQVANDNTLIWASDYPHERDQRDFSHDIPNLINRKDVSDELKRKIFWDNPLRFYPRLKARVEKGDTKIRAVG